A window of the Thalassospira indica genome harbors these coding sequences:
- the aroQ gene encoding type II 3-dehydroquinate dehydratase, which translates to MSVQEILVINGPNLNLLGQRQPEIYGYDTLASIEEKCAVLARELGVSVRFGQSNHEGAIIDMIHEARTKSAAIVINAGAYTHTSIAIHDALKTFEGYIIELHISNPHAREEFRHTSWISSVADAVMAGAGAYGYELATRLAAEKIKAAS; encoded by the coding sequence ATGAGCGTGCAGGAAATTCTAGTCATCAACGGACCGAATCTGAACCTGCTGGGGCAGCGACAGCCAGAGATTTATGGCTATGACACGTTGGCCTCGATCGAGGAAAAGTGTGCTGTGCTCGCCAGGGAACTTGGCGTTTCGGTGCGGTTTGGCCAGTCCAACCATGAAGGTGCGATCATTGACATGATCCACGAGGCGCGCACGAAATCAGCCGCGATCGTGATCAATGCCGGGGCCTATACCCACACCTCGATCGCGATCCATGATGCGCTCAAGACCTTTGAGGGCTACATCATCGAGTTGCACATTTCCAACCCGCATGCCCGCGAAGAATTCCGCCATACCAGCTGGATCAGCTCAGTCGCCGATGCGGTGATGGCCGGTGCCGGTGCCTATGGCTATGAGCTGGCAACCCGCTTGGCAGCAGAGAAGATCAAGGCTGCATCTTAG